In Miscanthus floridulus cultivar M001 chromosome 19, ASM1932011v1, whole genome shotgun sequence, the DNA window AAAGTGGATACACGTACATATAAACAAGGCCTGAACGAGCGCAGCGGGGATCAAACGGCAGGCTGTGTAGTAGTTTTACTTGGCGGTACATATTGTGATGATGTAAATATGTCAACTGTTAATCATAAACTTACACGAGCCGGTTAGATTCTTTATATTAGTACGCGTTTATTCAAGTTTAAGTTATCTACTTTGTTCCATAAGTTAATAACATTATTTATTTAATGATATGTGGTATGTTTGTTGATAACAAGATTCATACCAGATGTCCAGATTCGGTAATGCTGGGCCACGGCGTCCGCCCCATCCCAACGCCGCATGCCACTTCGGACGCACTTTGCCCCTCAAAAAATATCCCGTTCTTCCCACTCCATCAAACCGCCTGGCCATCCCCGTGCGCACCCCCCGTCCTGCATCCGGCCACCCCGCTCTGCCATCCCCGCACGCGCGCGCCCCGTCCTGCACAGCGTAGTGCCGTCCTGCCCTACTCGGCCTCGAGTCACGGATCAATCGCTGCGCCCTAATCCACGCTCGCCCATCACGACCACGGCGTGcactgcaccaccaccaccccggCGTCACCGGGAGAAGGTCGTCGCCGGCGGGATATCGTCTCCCACGATCAGCCGAAGACACCACAGCAGGACCTATATGTTGCaaatgcttgtttcaagtgtttcagatgtttcagagttaTGTTATAAGTGTTTTAGAGGTATGATCCAAGTGTTTCAAAGATATTTTCCATGCGTctattcaaaatatttcatctgtttcagacgtatgttgcaagtgttttatctggatgttgcataaattgagtggctatacacatatgttacaaGCATATATTAGGCCCTATTTGGTTCCAAGCTCCTTAAACTTTAGGAGCTAAAAGTTTTATGAGCTTTTAGAAGGCTACCTAAAACCTCCTAAAAATGTGTTTAGTTTCACCTCCTAAAACTGACTAAAAGCAATAAATGTCCTACCAAAAAGACCATGCAGCCCTCCTCCCTGCCctcctcctcctttgcatgcGCCTGGTGAACATGCACCCTTTTCTTAAGCTGTGCCATTCCAAATGTGAACATTCTGATGCTTTCTGCGGTGGAATGGCATACCTAAATAGCTGCTAGGATGACATGAACATAACGCCGGATAGCACATGCACAATCTTCCTGCTCAAACTCTGCCTTTATTCATGACATGAATCAGAAGCGAACAAGAAACATCATTAGTAAATGATGGCTTTTATGCTTCTTCGATCAATCAAAACCACAACCCCATTTGTTACGAATTCCGAATTCAGTGAATCATCGGATCAATTTGAGCAGCAATCAGTTCACGATTATGGCAAGGGACATGCGACGTATCCAAACACGACAGATTTTGAACTAAAACTCCGTTTCAGACAAGACAAGAAATACTGGGGGATCAGCGAAGGCCGAGACCTTCTCGACGAGCCGGCGCTCGGTGAGCACGTCGAAGGTGCGCACCAGGGCGTAGGCGCCCGCGGTAACGAACAGCGTGGCCGCCCCATCCCGCAGCACCGCGGGCGGGGTGCCAACGCTGAGGACGAGCCGCCGCCGCATGGAGCTCGCCGGCGGAGGCGCGTGGGGTGGGGGACGCGAGAGCAGCAGGGAGTTGGGGAATGAGGTGCAGGCTGAGCCGGAGTCGGGCGGCGGAGCCGGCGGATCCGGCGGCGCGAGGGAGCGGGGGCGGCGGATCCAGCGGTGCGAGGGAGCTCCGGCGGAGGATCCGGCGGGGCACCGACGTGGAGGAGGCAGGGAGCGCCGGGGGGGATGGGGGCGCCGGAGGTGAGAGAAGGAACGCGCAGAGAAGGAACAACAGGGATAGGCGCGGGGGTTGAAAACGCGTGCGGTCGGGAGGGGTAACGGGGTCCAGAAGGGACTTTAGGAGCTTTTAGGAGAGGGTGGAGCTCCTAAAGTTTTTTGCCCCTTCTAAAGTTTTTTAAGAAGCTTTTAGGaggaggtgtttggttctttagataAATTTTATCTAGATTTTAGCTTCTAAAGTTTTTAGGAGGGGTAACCAAACAGAGTCCTATAATGTTTCACCggtttcagatatatgttgcagAAGTGCTTCACGATAAACATTAACGGGCACCACAAGCGGGCACACGCGGAGGCGGTGTCCAACTGCATGCGCAGCAACAGGCACTAGCGCGGCGCAGCAGGCGGGGATGGGTGGGCAGGCGCAACAACATGTGGGACAGGTGCAGCAGGTAGGGGCAGACACACGCATCCGAATGGGGGCTTAGGCCGCGTTTAGCTGCCGAAGTTGGCGCCCCAGAATCACTGTAGATCACTGTAGCGCACTGTATTATTCGTTTgtgtttggtaataattgtccaatcgttgactaattagactcaaaacgttcgtctcgcaaagtacaaccaaactgtgcaattagtttttaatttcgtcaacatttagtactccatacatgtaccgtaagtttaatgtgatgggaaatcttctttttgcatagtgccaaagtttggattttagAGTAACTGGGCTTAGCATTCGGACGCTAGTTATGTCGAGTAGGATATGTGTGCGCTTTCATAAGTGTTAGTATATGTGTGCATATGCTTTTATGCTGTGTTTTGCTCAAATAAAATTCATAAGAAAGTAATGACCGAAGGGGCCTCGTTGTAGAATAAGTTTAAGCTTGTTACGATTGTCCAAGTAAATTGCGTCAAACATGAGTCAAACAATTTACTAGTATACGAGCATTGGCCGTAGGAAATGCAAGTTTTGATTCGAAATCTGGGGCTGTCTGGTTGCTCTGTATGCTCTGTATTCTCCAAACAATTTACATAGCATGATGTAATGTTTTTGCTCGTTGCTCTGTATTCTCTCATGTCTGCAGAGTCCCATTTTCGTTGCCGCTGACATCCATGGTTCGACTACTCCAGCATTGACGGTTCGATTTGCTTTTCCCCCAGTTCGTTTTTTTTTAACACTCGAGCTGGCCTAAGGGGCTGTCTAGTTGTGTACTTAGCCTGGACAGCGATCGCAGTCCTGGCCGTCCAAAATTGGACGCTGGGGAACACTGTCTGGGCATTGTCCCATCGCTTcttttataatccgtatttttagcttgtttttttaaataaaacagtatttttctctcacaacaaatcagacaGAACAGTGTTTTGAcctgttttttcagcgaagcgaacacgACGAAGAGTGCAATGTTCCATCCACATGTGTTTGCAACTGCAACGGGGCCGGCCGGCACGCTGCTTGGCTTGCTAGATTCACGCGAGTAGCACCACGAAACCCCAATCAATTTCGTATCCTGTACCTGAACCCAAAAATCAACGGATCCCGTCCGCCGAATGGTAAGGCAAGGCGCCAGCCCAGGCCACCTCGCGCACGACGCACGCCTCGTCCGGCCagccacgcacgcacgcacgcacgcacgcggcACGTCGAACGCGAGCGATTTCGCGCCGAAAATCCCGTAGACGGGGAAGACGCCCACCCAGTGACGATGGCCACGCCTTCGTCACCCCGGCGCCGCGGCACGGCAGACCTTCCGGTTTCTGCAGGCCGCGGCGCGGCGCCCGCCAGTTGGATGGTTCTgcgaggtcgccgccgccgccgcggttcGGGGCAGCCGAGCCCGAACGCCCAGCAGAGCAGAAGGGGGGCGGCAGAGCAGTCAAAACAGACTGGGGCGACCCGCGACCGGGGCGTTGTCTCGTTCCGCGCCCCCAACCACTTGACAAAATCCGCCACGCATCCCCGGATCCTCTGCGCCAGGTAGTCAGGTGGGTAGGGCATGCCGTGGCCCACTCGCCGCATGCTGCGCCGCAGAGGATCCCACCATTGCCACGACGCCCAGCCGCCGTGGCCTCACCACCCTCACCTTCAAATACGCAGAGTGGCCGTTCCTTGCAGCTCGCCGTTCGCTCCTCTCATCAGTCTCTTCTCGTGTCCAGCCGTCGTCTACTCTTCGCTTCTCTCATCAGCGGCGGCGTCAGCCAGCCAAGATCGAAACAAGGCACCGGCAGGCACCGCGAGAAGCTCGCTCGTTCCTTGGAGCCAGCTGCCACTGCCAGCCATGATCCCCACGACGTCCTCGGTCTCTTCGTCCTCGTCGGCGGCGCCCACCGCGGGCGCGCCGCCGGTGTTGCCCAGCCCCAGCGGAAGCGGCAGCGACGGGATGTTCCCGGGCTCGGCCAGCTTGGGGCAGCAGCAGCTGGCCATCAGCAACGGGGTGCTCCTCGCCGCGGTCATCTTCCTCTTCATggtcgtcgtcttcgtcttccTGCTCTACCTCTACGCCAAGCGCTACCTGGGCGCCAACCCGCTCCTGGCGCCGACCTCGCCGTCCTCGCGGTTCCTCTTCGTCGAGTCGTCCCCGCTCCCGCAGCGCGGCCTGCCCGCCTCCGTCCTGCGCTCCCTCCCCGTCACCGTCTACGCCGGCGCCGGCTCCCCCGGCGGCAAGGACAAGGACGCACTGGAGTGCGCGGTGTGCCTGTCCGAGGTGGCCGACGGCGAGAAGGTGCGGACGCTGCCCAAGTGCGGGCACGGGTTCCACGTGGAGTGCATCGACATGTGGTTCCACTCCCACGACACCTGCCCGCTCTGCCGCGCCCCCGTCGGCGCCGCCGGCGACCTTAACGCGCTGCCGCGGGAGGAGCCCTCGGGCGCGTCGCTGGAGTTCCCCGTGTTCCCCACCAACGTCCTCTTCTGGGGCACCCACGATGAGGTCACCAACGCCGGCCTCGCCACGCCCCCACCCCCGCCGCAGCCCGtcgccagcgccagcgccgcgTCCGCCAGCTCCTCGGCCTCCTCCGGGCTCAGGAAGGAGAAGCTGGTCATCGACATCCCCATGCGGCCCGTGGCCCTGAACACGCCGCCCATGAACTCCCCGCTGCCGGCGAGCCGGATGCCCGGCGGAACCGCCGACGAGATGCGGTCCCCGGTCTCCGCCAGGCTGCGGtcgctgcgccggctgctgagcAGAGGCAAGCAGGccgtggtcggcacctcctcctACAGCCCGAGCCCGCGCGGCGGCGCCGGTGACATCGAGCAGGGGCTCGCCGGAGCCGAAGCCGCCCGCCCGCCGAAGACGCCCAAGACGCCGAAGACGCCTCCGTCGTCGGCGAACTGATCCAGATCCCCTAAGCTCCGGGACGCATTTGGCTCCACTCGCCAATCACCGGAGCGCGCACATGCATTCATTCTTTCCTTCTTTCCCCCTTTTCTTTACTCTTCTTGATTcgaaaaaaaaaaggaattttTTTGGTCAAAAATTCCTGTGTAAACAGAGGAAAAGACTGATGTTGATTGGTTGTTGTTGGGGAGGATAAATGGTGAATTTGTTCATATGTTAATCAAGAGACTTTTCTTGAATTTTTTACTTTGTTGGCTTGTCTCGTGAGGATGTTTCCTTGCTTGCTACGAGGAGGTGCATGTGTTCCACTTGAATACGTGTTCCTCTTGTTTGAGAAACTGGCAGTACTGCATTACAAGGTGCGAGGAACACTAGGTCACTCGTTGCTGCCACTCACAAACTACCGTCCTCATACCGTCTCCGATAAAGAAATCATATGGCCACCTAAATCTAAAATAGACAGACAGAGACATAAATTAGTATCTATATAGCTTCCACCAGAAAGATCTATTTTAGATTGTCTAAGAGGCACAATCTAAATATAGACGTTCTCTCTCTTGAAAATCTATTTACAGAGACGGTTTTATTTTGGGTCTTGTCGTTGAAGAAGATATCAAATATGTATTGAATTTTTTGCATGTAGCACTACCCAAAAGACGAATATATCTTGTATTTTAGGTATTTTAGGTGTTGTCGTTGGAGATAGCACGAGGAGAGTCAGAATCATGACACTAGAAATGATTTAACTGCACGGCAGGAAACTGAAAAAGGTGATTGTCGACGGAAAGCCGGAAAGGTAGAAGAACGAATGGAAATGTGCCTAACAAAGTGGAAATTCAACTGTAGACTGACCGGAGTAGGGGACAAGGTCTACGCGTTTCAGGCAAAGAGTTCGTTCCAGCTGACGAAAACTTGTTCCTGCAGGGCCCAGCGGTCCCATGTCGCGTTGCCGTCTGAGATCGTCACATCCCTTCACCCAATCGTGAGGCCTGAAGTTCGTTTCCGTGAAGCCACTCTCCTCCTTGTCCGATCCGGTGCAGTCCCGTTACATCTCCGGTCGGTCGTCGGTTGCCGATCAAACACGGCGCTGCGTCCGCCGGCGCGTCGAGCCTGACACCAACGGCGGCTCGCGGGCATGCGGAATACTACAAGCTTTGACCCGCCCTCCCCGTTCTCCATAAATTAATCAGCAATTGACTTGAAACCGCATGCATGCCCCTTGTGCCTTGTCCTTGACACCTTGTGTTTCGTAGCAGCAGCCGGCAGTCGCCGGTCAGTCAACCACGTGTGAGAGGCGCCGGGAGTGTATATAAAAGTACGCAGGCATGTCGCGCGGCCGTGCGAATGCGCGGTGAAGTCATTGGTGACGGCCAATGGGTCGCTCGCACGATCAGAGGATTCAGGACAAGGTCGCGTCACCTTGCCAACTTGCCGTGGCCGAGCGCGCGGCGGGCTACTGCGAAGTTTCTTGGGCGCAAGTCAGTCGCGGTCTCCGTCGCAGGAACAGGAACAGGTCGTCGGAGCCTGCCGGAAGCCGGATGGCAGCAGGGGAAGCACAGGCGCAGGCACAGCAGACGGTGTTAGTTCAGGCGTCACTCTCCTGCCACTGCCATGTTTCCATGCTTATCTGTCTGCAACGCGCGTAGTAGCGCTAAGTGCTTATTTAGTTCCAACCAAAttcttaaaaagtgctacagttgcCATTATATCGAATTTTGCgatacatgtatggagcattaaatatagacgaaaaaaaactaattacacagtttggttggaaattgcgagacaaacgttttgagcctaattagtctatgattgaacgctaattgccaaataaaaatgaaagtgctacagtaactatattctcaaaattcacgaactaaacacagcctaagcctgttttgatgatgcataataaaTTGTAAATTGCTACTGCTAGCAGTGTATACGTGTTACtaccagcctgttcgtttcggctaaaACGAGCGTTACTGCtgactagtttggtgtgagagaaaaataatattctgacttataatccacgatcatttatgatcaaacgaacaggctgcatgtgTATGGATACGACAGATTCCACTGAATCTAATGATGGCTTTGCAGTTGTGAAGCCGGTAAGCTATGGTGGAGGTGCCTTTGTTTAACGACACTTGGACGCAGATCGTGATCGTCCCGGAGTTCTGGTATGATTGGGCGTGATTGTTTTAGACTTTTAATATGTGTTCAAAGAATGCAGGTGCGCGAATCTGAGGGGAGTCAGGGGACGGGGAGTTGGCTGCACGAAATTGGGGCGAGGAAACCGTGTCATG includes these proteins:
- the LOC136527980 gene encoding RING-H2 finger protein ATL60-like, with product MIPTTSSVSSSSSAAPTAGAPPVLPSPSGSGSDGMFPGSASLGQQQLAISNGVLLAAVIFLFMVVVFVFLLYLYAKRYLGANPLLAPTSPSSRFLFVESSPLPQRGLPASVLRSLPVTVYAGAGSPGGKDKDALECAVCLSEVADGEKVRTLPKCGHGFHVECIDMWFHSHDTCPLCRAPVGAAGDLNALPREEPSGASLEFPVFPTNVLFWGTHDEVTNAGLATPPPPPQPVASASAASASSSASSGLRKEKLVIDIPMRPVALNTPPMNSPLPASRMPGGTADEMRSPVSARLRSLRRLLSRGKQAVVGTSSYSPSPRGGAGDIEQGLAGAEAARPPKTPKTPKTPPSSAN